In the genome of Leptotrichia sp. HSP-536, the window ATCTCAGATAACTGTTATCCAATGATTATACCAGATATAAGTTTGCATACGCTGGAAAATAGAACAATTATTCTTGTGGAAATTGAAGGAGGTAAGAAAAAGCCGTATTATTTGAAGTCAAAAGGGATGCAGAAAGGAACTTATATCAGAAGTGGTGCTACGACTAGAATTATTGAAGAAGATTATGTTTTGAAGGAGTTGGTTTTAGAAGGAGAAAATAAGTATTTTGATCAGCAGATTTGCTATGGGGAAAGTGTTAATGATGAAGAAATTGAAAAGTTTTGTGAATGGCTGGAGGAATTGGCAAGGGAAAATTCTGGAAGTGATGCAAAAATAAAAAAAGTTACTAAAAATACTCTGTTAGGCTGGAAAGTTCTGGAAGAGAAAAATGGGGAGATTTTTCTGACAAATGCATATATTTTACTATCTGGCAGGGAAAATTGGGAAGTTTCACGAAGGATACAATGTGGGGTGTTTAAAGGGGAAACTAGAAGTATATTTGTGGATAAAAGGGAATTTGAAGGATCGATTATTATACAGCTAGAAAAGGCGTATAAATATGTGCTTGAAAAAATAAATTTGAGTTCAGATATTGTTGGAATTTACAGGGTTGATAAATATGAAATTCCACCTAAATCAATAAGAGAGCTAATCGCAAATGCAATAATTCATCGAAGCTACCTTGAACCAAACGATATTCAAGTCGCACTTTATGATAACAGATTAGAAATTACTTCGCCAGGAATGCTGCTTTCAGGAGTAAACGTAAAAAGAATGAAAGAAGGCTATTCCAAACTTCGTAATCGTTCAATTGCGTCAGTTTTTGCATATGTAAACATTATAGAAAAATGGGGAAGCGGTATACCGAGAATTATGAATGAATTGGCAGAATACGGACTGGAAGAACCAGAGTTCATAACTTTTGAAAATGATTTTAGAATTAATATTTACAGAAAAAGCTATAATACTATCCAAACTACCCAAGGTAGTACCCAAGATAAAACCAACACTACCCAAACTGTTTCCCAAAAAGAAAAATCTAATATAAAAAATCTTACAGAAACAGACAAAACAATAATAAACGTAATAATAAATAATCCTGAAATGTCTCAAAAACAGATAGCTGATAACCTAAATTGGACAATAAATAAAGTAAAATATTATATGAAAAAGTTTAAGCAAAAAAATATTTTAAGATATGAAGGAACAAGTCAAAATGGGAAATGGGAAGTTCAGGAAGAAAGGTTAAAATATTTTTTGAAATAAAAACTGCTTTAAAAAATTATTGAATAAAAATCTTTTTACAGCCCTTGACAAAAGGGCTTTTATAGTATAAAATAATTAGGTTAGAACTCATAACTAAATTTTAAAAAATATATTTTTGTAAAAAAATAATGTATTTGAAGTGAATTTTAGAGTAAATCGACATACTTAAAATGGGTATGCACTTATATTTGATAAAGTAATTTGCAAGAAAAGCAAAAAAGAGAATAAAAAACTTTGTCAAATGCAGCTTTATCAAATGTAGATTGAAGAAATGAGCTTTATAAAAAGTTTTAGTTTTGAAAAATAACGCGAGAATAAATATATAAATCAAAGAAATTTGAGAGGAGGAAAACAGATGCCTACTATTAATCAATTAGTAAGATTTGGTAGAAGTACAACTGAGAAAAAGAAAAAATCACCTGCATTAAAAGGTAATCCACAAAAAAGAGGGGTTTGTGTAAGAGTATATACAACTACACCTAAAAAACCTAACTCAGCCTTAAGAAAGGTAGCAAGGGTTAAATTAGTAAATGGAATCGAAGTTACTGCTTATATTCCAGGAATCGGACACAACTTGCAAGAGCACAGTATCGTTCTTTTAAGAGGAGGAAGAACAAAAGATTTGCCAGGGGTTAGATATAAAATAATCAGAGGAGCATTAGATACAGCAGGAGTTGTAAACAGAAAACAAGGTAGATCAAGATACGGAGCGAAAAAAGGGTAATTAAATTTTAAAAAAGTAAGGAGGACAATTAAGTGTCAAGAAGAAGAAGAGCGGAAAGAAGAGATGTATTACCAGATTCTCAATTTAACGATAAAGTAGTAACTAAATTCATTAATGGATTAATGAAAGATGGAAAAAAATCATTAGCTGAACATATTTTTTATTCAGCATTGCAACAAATAACTGAAGAAACTCAAGAAGAAGGAATTGAAGTATTCAGAAGAGCAATGGAAAATGTAAGACCTCAATTAGAAGTAAGATCTAGAAGAATCGGAGGGGCAACTTACCAAGTACCAGTTGAAGTAAGAAAAGAAAGACAGCAAACTCTAGCAATCAGATGGCTAGTTAGATATACAAGAGAAAGAAAAGAATACGGAATGATTGCTAAACTTAAAAAAGAATTAATTGCAGCTGCCAACAACGAAGGTGGATCAATTAAGAAAAAAGAAGATACATATAAAATGGCTGAAGCAAATAGAGCGTTCGCACATTACAAATGGTAATTTTATTTGTTTAAAAAAGATTGTTAAATGTTCAAAAATGTTTATATTTTTACGAAATTCATTTTTTCAGAACTGGATTTATAAAAATATTGTTTCAAATTTTAAATATACTTCATAGATAAAGAAGTAGCTTACAAAAACAAGGAGGAAAAATTAAATGGCAAGAAAAGTTGCTTTAAAAGATACTAGAAACATTGGTATCATGGCACATATAGACGCCGGAAAAACAACTACGACTGAAAGAATTCTGTTTTATACAGGAGTAAACCATAAAATCGGAGAAGTTCATGAAGGAGCTGCTACGATGGATTATATGGAACAAGAACAAGAAAGAGGAATCACAATTACATCAGCTGCAACAACAGCATTTTGGAATGGACATAGAATTAATATAATAGATACACCAGGCCACGTTGACTTTACAGTTGAAGTAGAAAGATCATTAAGAGTATTAGACGGATCTGTTGCAGTATTCTCAGCAGTTGACGGAGTTCAGCCGCAATCAGAAACTGTTTGGAGACAAGCAGATAAATATAACGTACCAAGAATGGCATTTTTAAATAAAATGGATAGAATCGGAGCAGACTTTAACATGTGTGTAAACGACATTAAAGAGAAACTGGGTGGAAACGGAGTGCCGGTTCAATTGCCAATTGGTGCAGAAGATAATTTTGAAGGAATTATCGACTTAGTAACAATGAAAGAATATTTGTTTAAAGATGAAACTATGGGAGCAGATTATGAAGTAACTGATATTAGAGCAGAATTGTTAGACGATGCTCAGGAAGCAAGAGAACACATGATCGAATCTGTAGTTGAAACTGATGAAGAATTAATGGAAAAATACTTTGGTGGAGAAGAAATCACTGAAGAAGAAATCAAAAAAGCATTAAGAGCTGCTACAATCGAAGGAACTGTTGTACCTGTATTATGTGGAACAGCGTTCAAAAACAAAGGAATTCAACCATTACTTGATGCAGTAGTTGCCTACATGCCATCACCATTAGATATTAACGGTGGAAAAATCAATGGAACTGATCCTAAAACTGAAGAACCAATCCAAAGAGAAATGGGAGATGATGCACCATTCTCAGCACTAGCGTTCAAAATCATTACAGATCCATTTGTTGGAAGATTATCATTCTTTAGAGTTTATTCAGGAGTATTGGAAAAAGGATCTTATGTATTAAACTCTACCAAAGGTAAAAAAGAAAGAATGGGAAGATTGCTTCAAATGCACGCTAACAAAAGAGAAGAACTTGATGTAGTTTACTCTGGAGATATAGCTGCGGCAGTTGGACTAAAAGATACTACAACAGGAGATACATTGTGTGCTGAAAATGCTCCAATTATCCTAGAAAAAATGGAATTCCCAGATACAGTTATCCAAATCGCAGTAGAGCCAAAAACTAAAGCCGATCAGGAAAAAATGGGAACAGCTCTTGCAAAACTTGCAGAAGAAGATCCTACATTTAAAGTGTCAACTAACCAAGAAACTGGACAAACATTGATTTCAGGAATGGGAGAATTGCACTTGGAAATCATTGTAGATAGAATGAAACGTGAATTTAAAGTAGAAGCAAATGTTGGTAAACCACAAGTTGCCTACAGAGAAACAATTAATGGTTCAACAGATGTTGAAGAAAAATATGCAAAACAATCTGGAGGACGTGGACAATACGGACATGTTAAGATGAAAGTTGAAGCTAATCACGGAAAAGGATACGAATTTGTTAACCAAATTACTGGAGGAGCTATTCCAAGAGAATATATTCCAGCAGTAGATAAAGGAATCCAAGAAGCATTAGAAGCAGGAGTTGTAGCTGGATACCCTGTTCAAGATATAAAAGTTACATTGTATGATGGATCTTACCATGAAGTCGATTCATCAGAAATGGCATTTAAAATAGCAGGTTCAATGGCAGTTAAAAAAGGACTTAGAGCCGCTAATCCAGTATTACTGGAACCAATCTTCAAAGTAGAAGTAACTACTCCAGAAGAATACATGGGAGACGTAATTGGAGACTTAAATTCAAGACGTGGACAAGTTTCAGGAATGACTGACAGAAACAATGCAAAAATTATTAATGCAGAAGTACCTTTATCACAAATGTTCGGTTACGCAACTGATCTAAGATCAAAAACACAAGGAAGAGCATCTTACTCAATGGAATTTGAAAAATATGTAGAAGTTCCAAAAAATATTGCTCAACAAGTAATTGATGAAAGACAAGGAAAATAATAAAAATTTAAAAATTAAAAAATAACGGAGGAATTATAAAAATGGCAAAAGCTAAATTTGAAAGAAGCAAACCACACGTAAACGTAGGAACAATTGGACACGTAGATCACGGAAAAACAACAACAACAGCAGCAATCTCAAAAGTATTGTCTGAAAAAGGGCTGGCTGAAAAAGTTGATTTTGAAAACATCGACCAAGCCCCTGAAGAAAGAGAAAGAGGGATTACAATCAATACAGCTCATATCGAGTATGAAACAGAAAACAGACACTATGCTCACGTTGACTGTCCAGGACACGCGGATTATGTAAAAAATATGATTACAGGAGCAGCTCAAATGGATGGTGCAATCTTAGTAGTATCAGCAGCTGACGGTCCAATGCTCAAACAAGAGAACATATCTTGCTTGCAAGACAAGTTGGAGTTCCTTACATCGTAGTTTACTTGAACAAAGTTGATATGGTAGATGACGAAGAATTATTAGAATTAGTAGAAATGGAAGTAAGAGAATTACTTACAGAATACGGATTCCCTGGAGACGACGTGCCAGTAATCAAAGGATCTTCATTAGGAGCATTGAATGGAGAACAAAAATGGATAGATGCAATTGTAGAATTAATGGATGCAGTTGACGAATATATCCCAACACCAGAAAGACCAGTTGACCAATCATTCTTGATGCCAATTGAAGACGTATTTACAATTACAGGAAGAGGAACAGTTGTAACAGGAAGAGTGGAAAGAGGAGTAATCAAAGTTGGAGAAGAAGTAGAAATCGTAGGAATCAAACCAACATCAAAAACAACTGTAACAGGAGTAGAAATGTTCAGAAAATTATTAGATTCAGGACAAGCTGGAGATAATATCGGAGCATTATTAAGAGGAACTAAGAAAGAAGAAGTGGAAAGAGGCAAGTACTAGCTAAACCAGGAACAATCAATCCACATACAGGATTTAAATCAGAAGTATACGTATTGACAAAAGACGAAGGTGGAAGACATACACCATTCTTCACGGGATACAAACCACAATTCTACTTCAGAACAACTGACATTACAGGAGAAGTAAACTTACCAGAAGGAGTAGAAATGGTAATGCCTGGAGATAACATTGAAATGACAGTAGAATTAATTCACCCAATTGCGATGGAAGAAGGATTAAGATTTGCGATAAGAGAAGGTGGAAGAACAGTAGCTTCAGGAGTAGTAGCAACTATTACTAAATAGTTTTCTGTAAAGGACTTTCTTAAAGAGAAAAAACAAAAATAATTATTGCAGATAATGAAAATATTTGTTATAATATTTAGAAATGTAATAGAAAATAGTTCACAAATGCTGAATGAAAGGAGAAATTAGATTTTATATCTAATTTCTCTAGTTATTAAATTAAACAGGAGGAAAAACTTTGGATAAAATAAGAATATATTTACAATCTTATGATCACAAACTGTT includes:
- a CDS encoding ATP-binding protein; translated protein: MLIEEILNGENEKIEFKENAKTNTYIKTVVAFANGNGGKIVFGVKDNREIIGVENEFEVMDGIINSISDNCYPMIIPDISLHTLENRTIILVEIEGGKKKPYYLKSKGMQKGTYIRSGATTRIIEEDYVLKELVLEGENKYFDQQICYGESVNDEEIEKFCEWLEELARENSGSDAKIKKVTKNTLLGWKVLEEKNGEIFLTNAYILLSGRENWEVSRRIQCGVFKGETRSIFVDKREFEGSIIIQLEKAYKYVLEKINLSSDIVGIYRVDKYEIPPKSIRELIANAIIHRSYLEPNDIQVALYDNRLEITSPGMLLSGVNVKRMKEGYSKLRNRSIASVFAYVNIIEKWGSGIPRIMNELAEYGLEEPEFITFENDFRINIYRKSYNTIQTTQGSTQDKTNTTQTVSQKEKSNIKNLTETDKTIINVIINNPEMSQKQIADNLNWTINKVKYYMKKFKQKNILRYEGTSQNGKWEVQEERLKYFLK
- the rpsL gene encoding 30S ribosomal protein S12, whose amino-acid sequence is MPTINQLVRFGRSTTEKKKKSPALKGNPQKRGVCVRVYTTTPKKPNSALRKVARVKLVNGIEVTAYIPGIGHNLQEHSIVLLRGGRTKDLPGVRYKIIRGALDTAGVVNRKQGRSRYGAKKG
- the rpsG gene encoding 30S ribosomal protein S7: MSRRRRAERRDVLPDSQFNDKVVTKFINGLMKDGKKSLAEHIFYSALQQITEETQEEGIEVFRRAMENVRPQLEVRSRRIGGATYQVPVEVRKERQQTLAIRWLVRYTRERKEYGMIAKLKKELIAAANNEGGSIKKKEDTYKMAEANRAFAHYKW
- the fusA gene encoding elongation factor G; the protein is MARKVALKDTRNIGIMAHIDAGKTTTTERILFYTGVNHKIGEVHEGAATMDYMEQEQERGITITSAATTAFWNGHRINIIDTPGHVDFTVEVERSLRVLDGSVAVFSAVDGVQPQSETVWRQADKYNVPRMAFLNKMDRIGADFNMCVNDIKEKLGGNGVPVQLPIGAEDNFEGIIDLVTMKEYLFKDETMGADYEVTDIRAELLDDAQEAREHMIESVVETDEELMEKYFGGEEITEEEIKKALRAATIEGTVVPVLCGTAFKNKGIQPLLDAVVAYMPSPLDINGGKINGTDPKTEEPIQREMGDDAPFSALAFKIITDPFVGRLSFFRVYSGVLEKGSYVLNSTKGKKERMGRLLQMHANKREELDVVYSGDIAAAVGLKDTTTGDTLCAENAPIILEKMEFPDTVIQIAVEPKTKADQEKMGTALAKLAEEDPTFKVSTNQETGQTLISGMGELHLEIIVDRMKREFKVEANVGKPQVAYRETINGSTDVEEKYAKQSGGRGQYGHVKMKVEANHGKGYEFVNQITGGAIPREYIPAVDKGIQEALEAGVVAGYPVQDIKVTLYDGSYHEVDSSEMAFKIAGSMAVKKGLRAANPVLLEPIFKVEVTTPEEYMGDVIGDLNSRRGQVSGMTDRNNAKIINAEVPLSQMFGYATDLRSKTQGRASYSMEFEKYVEVPKNIAQQVIDERQGK